TATTTCCTCACGTCTCACGCGTAGGAAAACTGACAATTTTCAATATTGCTGGTAACAATGTCCGCCTCATCGTTTCTATGAGATATGATGAAGAGAGAGTCTACATTCGACATGTGCTAACGCATGCCGAGTATGATAAAGGAAAGTGGAAGGAGTAAATTATGGTTCCCAAAACAGAAGATACGCTGGATGTATCTACACTTGAAGCACCTATCGCCTTTCATCCGCGCAGCAAAAGCAAATTGCAACCCTCTATCAAAACGTTATGCGATTTAATTGATATTGTAAGCCAAAGCGAAACGCATATACCTATTCTATTGACAAAAACCGAGTATGAGGAGCTCGCAGCACGGTTAGACGATTTGCTTGATATAGTAGGGGAGGGAGATCATCCTTTGGCTCCCTTGCTGCATTTCGTTGGTACGCTTATTAAAAATTATGAGGACGAATGTGTTCCAAGACTCATAGAACACTAAACGTTTTTGACGATAAATTCTTAATCTTCATCACGCTCCCAGCGGAAGTCCACCGCAAGGAGGTCCCTCATGACAGCAAAACTCGCTATATCTGGTGGAAAAAAGACTGTCCCTGATGGGTTAATTCAACCGTGGCCAGAGGTTACCCAAAATGACAGGGACGCGATTGCCGAGGTTATCGCCTCCGAAAGAATTACCGAACAGCAACGGATTCAATCCGAAGGGCTCGCGAAGGAATGGGCGGAATACATGGATGTTGA
Above is a window of Candidatus Poribacteria bacterium DNA encoding:
- a CDS encoding type II toxin-antitoxin system HigB family toxin; amino-acid sequence: MEIVRRDRLIEFAQKHPNTRPSLNRWYSLMQERSFGSFAELRSLFPHVSRVGKLTIFNIAGNNVRLIVSMRYDEERVYIRHVLTHAEYDKGKWKE